ATGTTCTAGCAGTAACGCACGAGAGGCGACACTTTTTACGACTTCCATTTCATGAGTAACCAAAACTACGCTTATACCAAGCTCTTTGTTGATACGTGTTAAAAGCTCCAAAACACCTTTGGTTGTATTTGGATCAAGCGCAGAAGTCGCTTCATCGCTTAATAAAATTTTTGGCTCCAAGGCTAATGCTCTTGCTATGGCGACGCGTTGTTTTTGACCGCCGCTTAGCTCGTTTGGATATGATTTTAATTTATTTTCAAGGCCAACAAGGCTTAAAAGCTCATTTACTTTTTTGTTTATGTATGCGCCGTCAAACCCCCAAAATCTAAGTGGAGTTGCTACATTTTCAAAGACAGTTTTGCGGTTCATTAGTGCGAAGTGTTGAAATATCATCCCGATATCTTTTCTAAAACGCCTTAACTCATCGCCTTTGATCTGGCTTATCTCTTTGCCAAACACCTTTAGGCTTCCTTCTTGATAGTCCTCAAGTCCGTTTATACAGCGAAGCAGGGTTGATTTACCGGCGCCACTGTGTCCGACTATGGCAAAAATTTCGCCACTTTCTATCTGCAAACTTACATCGTTGATGGTTAATGTGTCGCCGTAATATTTCTTTAAATTTTTAATTTCAATCACTAAAATTCCTTTTTTGGCAAAACCAGTCCTTTAAAACTGGTTGCTTATAAAATTTCTTTTCTTAGCTCTTCTGTGCTTTTTGGTGATATTAATGCCGGAGCTATGTCAAAAACTGTGTATGCACCGCTCTCGCCCTTTGCATTTAAGCGGTAAGCTGCACGTGCGTAAGCCACTAAAACACTAGCCGTAAATTCTGGGTTGGAGTCTAGTTTTAGTGAAAATTCGATTAGGTGTTTACTTTCGTCGTTTTCACCTGTTTTACCACTTCTTAGCACAAAACCACCGTGCGGGATACCGCCGTGTTCGCGTTTAAGTGTTTCTAGGTCGACAAAATGCACGCTTGTGTTATAGTCGGCAAAGTAGTTTGGCATAGTTTTTATCTCGTTTTCGATACGAGCTTTATCAGCACCGTCTTCTACTACCACATAGCATTCTCTTAGGTGTTTTTCACGTGTAGAAAGTTTAGGATTTTCACCATTTCGGACACTATTTAATGCGCTCTCTATCGGCACTGTATACTGTCTAGCATCCACTACGCCTTTTACACGGCGTATGGCGTCAGAGTGTCCTTGACTAACACCTTTACCCCAAAATGTATAACTCTCGCCATTTTCTAACACACTCTCACTATAAAGGCGATTTAGTGAAAACAGACCCGGATCCCAGCCTACGGCTATCACGCCTACTTTTTTACTTTTTTTAGCCTCAGCATCAACTGCTGCAAAGTGTTCTGGAATTTTAGCGTGCGTGTCAAAGCTATCAACGACGTTGAAATTTTTAACAAACTCAGGAGTTTGTGTAGGCAGGTCAGTAGCACTTCCTCCACAAAGTATTAGCACGTCAAACTCGCTCTTGTGTGATAAAATTTCATCCATTTTAAATACAGGCGCACCGCAAGTTTTTACGCTGCTTGGCTCACGACGGCTAAATACCGCCGTCATCTCTATATCTTTTGTGTTTCTTGTTGCTAGTTCAACGCCACGACCTAAATTTCCATATCCCAAAACTGCTATTTTTATCTTACTCATATTTTTCCTTGTTAAATTTATCTGTTTTTTGTGTTTTAAAATCTATAAATTTCAAGGCACGCGTTCAAGTCGCCATGTCCTAACACAAAAACCAAAAAATTTCACCTATTACGCTCCAAAATTTGCTAGCTCGCCAACTACTTTTTCAAGCTGTGCTTTTGCATTTTCTAGCCCTTCGCGGTTAGTTTTGATGACTTCAGCCGGTGCATTTGCTACAAATTTCTCATTTCCTAGCATATTTTCTAGCTTTGCTACCTCTTTTTCTAGCTTGTTTTTCTGCCCCATTAGACGCTTTACTATCTCACTAGTATCGATGCCTGATAGTGGTACAAACACGCTTAAATTTTCACTAACATCAACGGCAGAGTTTGCCACTTTATCAGTGCAAATCTCTATCTCCTCGCATTTTGCCAGAAGTCTTACGTAGTGCATCACAGCACTCATATCCTCATCCACTATCATATAAGCCTTGGCTATCTTTGAGTTACCAAGATCAACAGTCGCTTTTGCACGGCGTATGCTTACTATGGCTTCTATAACTAGTGCAAATTTACGCTCGATATCCATATCACGCTCATTTACCTTTGGATACGCCTCGACCATTATAGAGTTTGTATCCTCTAAATTTGTACCACTTAGCTCGTGGAAAAGATACTCAGAGATAAACGGCATAAACGGACTCATCGCCCTCATCGCCTCTTTAAATATCGCCCCAAGCTCTGCCACACTAGCCTTATCACCCTTGCTTAACTCGATACCCCAGTCGCAAAACTCATCCCATAAAAATTTATAAAGCGCATTTGCCGCATCGTTAAAGCGGTACGCTTCGACGTTTTCACGCACGACTGCCACACACTCGTTAAAGCGACTTAGCATATATCTGCCTAGCTCGGTTTTTACCTCTATTTCACTTAAATTTTCAAATTTTGGTGCGTTTAGAAGCAGGTACTTACTCGCGTTATAAAGCTTGTTTGTGAAGTTTCTAACTAGCACCATTTTCTCTTCACTTAAGCGTATATCGCGACCCTGCACCGCTAAAAGCGTAAGCGTAAAACGTAAAATATCAGCCGAATACTCATCTATCTTATCAAGCGGGTCGATGATATTTCCACTACTTTTGCTCATCTTTTTGCCATCTTTATCTTTTACCAACGCGTGCAGGTAGATATCTTTAAACGGTATCTCGCCAAGTGCGTTTTCACTCTGAAACATCATCCTAGCAACCCAGAAAAATAGTATATCAAAGCCTGTTATAAGCATAGTGTTTGGATAAAATTCTTTTAAGTCGTTTTCAAACCATTTCTCATTTTTAAGCTCGTCGCCGTTACCCCAGCCAAGTGTTGAGATAGGCCACAAACCACTACTAAACCACGTATCTAGTACGTCAGGGTCTTGCGTGAAGCTCTTACTACCACACTTTGGACAGCACTCAGGCGTATCGCTCTCATCCGCCCACTCATGCCCACACTCGCAGTAAAATACAGGAATCTGATGTCCCCACCAAAGCTGACGGCTGATACACCAGTCTTTTAGCTCTCTCATCCATGCATTAAAGCTATTTATCCAGTGTGACGGATAAAACTCCGCCGCGCCCTCGTTTACCTTTTTTATCGCCTCGTCCGCTATCTCGCTCTTTACAAACCACTGTTTTGAGATATACGGCTCGACCACGTTCTTACAACGATAGCAGTAGCCCACTTGGTTTTCGTAGTCTTCGATTTTCTCTACATTTCCTATCTTTTCAAGCTCAGCCATCACTATATCACGCGCCTCAAGTCGCTCAAGACCTTTAAATTTATCGCAGTAGTCGTTCAAAATCCCTTGCTCGTCAAATATTGTGATAAACTCTAAGTTATGGCGTTTGCCTACTTCATAGTCGTTCACGTCGTGTGCAGGAGTTACTTTGACCACGCCCGTTCCAAACTCCATATCAACGTGCTCGTCCGCGATGATAGGAATTTCACGGTTTATGATAGGAAGCACGACTGTTTTACCTATTAAATTTTTATAACGTTCATCATTTGGATTTACCATAACAGCCGTGTCACCAAAGTATGTCTCAGGTCTGGTGGTCGCCACGATAACAAATTCTTTACTTTCTTTTAGAAAATATCTTAGGTGGTAAAGCTTGCCCTTATTTTCCTTATGCTCAACCTCTACATCACTTAGCGCGCCATCATGGGTGCACCAGTTTACCATGTAGTTACCGCGTATGATAAGACCTTTTTCATATAAATTTACAAATGCCTTCTTTACAGCCTTTTTAAGCCCCTCATCCATAGTAAAGCGCTCTCTACTCCACGCAGGAGTGATACCAAGACGGCGCATCTGATAGACTATCTGACCGCCACTTTTTTCCTTCCACTCCCATACTTTATTTACAAATTTTTTGCGTCCCAAGTCCTCTTTTTTTGTTCCTTGTGCTAAAAGCTGTTTTTCTACCACGTTTTGAGTAGCGATACCAGCGTGATCAAGCCCTGGTTGCCATAGTGTTTTGTAACCGTCCATACGCTTATAACGAGTCATAATATCTTGAAGTGTAAAAGTAAGCGAGTGTCCGATATGAAGCACTCCAGTGACGTTTGGTGGTGGCATCATTATGCAGAAATTTTTGCCATCTTCTTGGATAGACTTGTTGCCATCTATCTCAAAATATCCGCGCTCTTCGCAAATCTTATAAAATTTCTCTTCTATCTCTTTTGCATTGTAAAAATCAGCCACTTTTTTATCCTTAATTATTATTTAAAAAATGCTCGATTTTATCAAAAACTTGTTTAAAATTTGCTTTTTAAGGGGCTAAAGAAGATAGAGTAGGGTGAGCTAGTCACCCTTTTGTTTTACTTTATAATAAAGCTCTTTGTAGCTAAATCATAGTCATTTTGTGCTTCGTTATACATGTTTTCGCCTATGACAGCAGGCAGAGAGCATTTACCTTTTAAAACAACTCGGTAAGGTGTATAGATAATTGCATTTTCACCGCCTTTTAATTCGAAAAAGCTCAAAACTCTATCGTCCTTATCGTCCTTTATGAGCTGATGTGATAAATTTATGCTATTTGTTACGGCTTCATCTCTTGTAAAATTTGCTAAATTTTCATTTATGGGCTCAAAACATGTGCTAGTTATCTCGTT
This is a stretch of genomic DNA from Campylobacter sp. RM6914. It encodes these proteins:
- a CDS encoding methionine ABC transporter ATP-binding protein, encoding MIEIKNLKKYYGDTLTINDVSLQIESGEIFAIVGHSGAGKSTLLRCINGLEDYQEGSLKVFGKEISQIKGDELRRFRKDIGMIFQHFALMNRKTVFENVATPLRFWGFDGAYINKKVNELLSLVGLENKLKSYPNELSGGQKQRVAIARALALEPKILLSDEATSALDPNTTKGVLELLTRINKELGISVVLVTHEMEVVKSVASRALLLEHGKIIGCGSIEELFLKPDLKMKEFLGEEEILPESGINIRLYFPKEVAQHSIITHMARTLNVDFNIVWGKLEKLNDHVLGNLVINIEEEDKEKVLDYISKSGVLWEVA
- a CDS encoding diaminopimelate dehydrogenase, with amino-acid sequence MSKIKIAVLGYGNLGRGVELATRNTKDIEMTAVFSRREPSSVKTCGAPVFKMDEILSHKSEFDVLILCGGSATDLPTQTPEFVKNFNVVDSFDTHAKIPEHFAAVDAEAKKSKKVGVIAVGWDPGLFSLNRLYSESVLENGESYTFWGKGVSQGHSDAIRRVKGVVDARQYTVPIESALNSVRNGENPKLSTREKHLRECYVVVEDGADKARIENEIKTMPNYFADYNTSVHFVDLETLKREHGGIPHGGFVLRSGKTGENDESKHLIEFSLKLDSNPEFTASVLVAYARAAYRLNAKGESGAYTVFDIAPALISPKSTEELRKEIL
- a CDS encoding valine--tRNA ligase, which translates into the protein MADFYNAKEIEEKFYKICEERGYFEIDGNKSIQEDGKNFCIMMPPPNVTGVLHIGHSLTFTLQDIMTRYKRMDGYKTLWQPGLDHAGIATQNVVEKQLLAQGTKKEDLGRKKFVNKVWEWKEKSGGQIVYQMRRLGITPAWSRERFTMDEGLKKAVKKAFVNLYEKGLIIRGNYMVNWCTHDGALSDVEVEHKENKGKLYHLRYFLKESKEFVIVATTRPETYFGDTAVMVNPNDERYKNLIGKTVVLPIINREIPIIADEHVDMEFGTGVVKVTPAHDVNDYEVGKRHNLEFITIFDEQGILNDYCDKFKGLERLEARDIVMAELEKIGNVEKIEDYENQVGYCYRCKNVVEPYISKQWFVKSEIADEAIKKVNEGAAEFYPSHWINSFNAWMRELKDWCISRQLWWGHQIPVFYCECGHEWADESDTPECCPKCGSKSFTQDPDVLDTWFSSGLWPISTLGWGNGDELKNEKWFENDLKEFYPNTMLITGFDILFFWVARMMFQSENALGEIPFKDIYLHALVKDKDGKKMSKSSGNIIDPLDKIDEYSADILRFTLTLLAVQGRDIRLSEEKMVLVRNFTNKLYNASKYLLLNAPKFENLSEIEVKTELGRYMLSRFNECVAVVRENVEAYRFNDAANALYKFLWDEFCDWGIELSKGDKASVAELGAIFKEAMRAMSPFMPFISEYLFHELSGTNLEDTNSIMVEAYPKVNERDMDIERKFALVIEAIVSIRRAKATVDLGNSKIAKAYMIVDEDMSAVMHYVRLLAKCEEIEICTDKVANSAVDVSENLSVFVPLSGIDTSEIVKRLMGQKNKLEKEVAKLENMLGNEKFVANAPAEVIKTNREGLENAKAQLEKVVGELANFGA